TGTTTTTCGGAATGACGGCGCCGAAACGCCGAGGGCTGCGATGGCTATGCAGAGTTTTGTCGCCAACGTATCGCCGGTAAGCGTCCATGGTCAGACCTACAGCCACATGCGCCTGGGCCCGTTCCATTCCGCCACGGAACTGGAATCGGCAAAGCAGCGCCTCTCTTCGGCGGGCATCAATGCCATCGCACTGAAGGAAGGTCGCTAAGCAAGCCCGGCATCACGTCGATGCATGTATGAAAAGGCCGCACACCGTGCGGCCTTTTTTTCGACTCAATGAGCAGTGGGTTTGCCGAGGCAAGGCAGCACGACCTGCTTGAACACGGCATCGTCATCGGGCCAGCGGAACGCCACCGTCATCGACCCGCCGCCTTTGGCGGCCGGTACCTCGATGCGCAGGTTGTGGCCGCGCGTAGTGTCCGCTGTCCAGTGACGGACCAATGCATCGTCTAGCGAGAAACCAAACAGAAACGGCGTGCCCGTATCGAAGGGACCACCGTCGCCAAACCAGCCGCCGACCTTGATTCGCACGGGCGCATCGTTGCCACTGGTCACCGTGATGGGCCCGCTGGCCGTCGCATCAGGCCCTTCATAAGGGTCCGTGTCGAAGCCGAGCACCTTGGGATCGAACGTCAGCTCCGCCGAGACATGCGCCGAATCAGTGCGGCAGTTGAAAGCCAACGTCGCATTGGCGTGATAGGTCTTGTAGCTCGCCACGCCCGCCATGCGCGCGCGATACAGCGGCGCCTCCGGCACGGGCTTTTCGTGCAGCCATGCGTTGAACTTGCCCGTGGGAATGGCGCTCTGCGCGAAGGCCGTGGTGCTTGCGCACAGCGCGAGCATGCCAAGACATGCCGTGCTCCAGGTCAAGCATCGGCGAGACGTACGCTGGATGTGCTTTCGTTTCATGAGGCAGCGATCCTTTCCTTGGGAACAGGTCGATCGATCCGGCACTGCGCAGGAGACCGCGCGACGACTTTCCTATGGTGCGCCCGAGGCAGCTCATAGGCTGATCGTTACACGGGAAGATGTGTCCGCGTTGATAGTGTCGGCAAACATTAGCAGTCCGGCTACGAAGCGACGACAGCCAGTAGCGCTGCGCCAGCGCGTGATCTTCTACTTGGCCAAAGCATGGCTTTCGTCGCCTGACGATCTTGACCGTCGAGCACCCAAAGAAAAAACCGCGCAAACGCGCGGCTTTTCACATATGCCCTGCAGTCTGTCAGCTTTTGCGCTTCAGCCGGATCAGGCCGGAGATGTCGTCGTCGCCATAACCCTGGCTCATCAGTTCCGCATAGTCCGCTAGCGAGCGTTCGATGACGTTGCGACTGGTGCCTGCGTTCTCCGCAATGCGACGCACGATGCCGAGATCTTTGTGCAGCAGGCCCAGTTTGAAGCCGACGCTGAACTCGTTACTCAGCATGGTGGCACCACGCTTTTCAAGGAACCAGTTGCCAGCCGCGCCCGCACCGAGCGTGGGCAGCAGGCGTTCCGGATCAAGGCCGAGTGCTTCGGCGAGTGCGAGGCCTTCGCACACGCCCTGCGCAATGCCAGCAACGAGCACTTGGTTCACTGCTTTGGTCGCCTGCCCGGCGCCAACGTCACCCAGGTGCGTGACGCGCAGCGCGTAGGCTTCCAACACTGGGCGTGCGCGTTCGAGTACATCCGCCTCACCGCCGACCATCACAGACAGCTTGCCGTTCTTTGCGCCTTCCACG
This genomic window from Dyella terrae contains:
- a CDS encoding NAD(P)-dependent oxidoreductase — its product is MTIKAAFIGLGAMGTPMAGHLKAHGLLHAVASRTQSNADAVAKELGVAAPSLADIAQQCDVIALCVTADADVLNTVDALAPHLKKGAIVVDHSTVAPDTAKQAAAKLAAVGAHFLDAPVSGGVEGAKNGKLSVMVGGEADVLERARPVLEAYALRVTHLGDVGAGQATKAVNQVLVAGIAQGVCEGLALAEALGLDPERLLPTLGAGAAGNWFLEKRGATMLSNEFSVGFKLGLLHKDLGIVRRIAENAGTSRNVIERSLADYAELMSQGYGDDDISGLIRLKRKS